Proteins found in one Triticum aestivum cultivar Chinese Spring chromosome 4D, IWGSC CS RefSeq v2.1, whole genome shotgun sequence genomic segment:
- the LOC123097721 gene encoding probable xyloglucan 6-xylosyltransferase 1, whose protein sequence is MWVAERVLGERRMREIQRFTRNAKLTVVCLMLTILVLRGTVGAGKFGTPQQDLTELRHRFISHPQRALSEHHDARSKASDAQAQATKAAGKAAARDDEPEPQPRSLRDPPYTLGPKISDWDEQRAAWNRRHPETPPFLNDVKPRVMLVTGSSPKPCENPVGDHYLLKSIKNKIDYCRIHGLEIFYNMALLDAELAGFWAKLPLLRALLLAHPEVEFFWWMDSDAMFTDMAFELPWERYGPYNFILHGWDEMVYDDKNWIGLNTGSFLLRNCQWSLDYLDTWAPMGPKGPVRIEAGKVLTKYLKDRPVFEADDQSAMVYILATQREKWGNKVYLENGYYLHGYWGILVDRYEEMLENYQPGLGDHRWPLVTHFVGCKPCSKFGDYPVERCLKQMDRAFNFGDNQVLHMYGFEHKSLASRRIKRIRNETSDPLDMKDDYGLLHPAFKALKTTT, encoded by the coding sequence ATGTGGGTGGCGGAGCGGGTGCTGGGGGAGCGCCGGATGCGGGAGATCCAGCGCTTCACCCGGAACGCCAAGCTCACCGTCGTCTGCCTCATGCTCACCATCCTCGTGCTCCGCGGCACCGTCGGGGCGGGCAAGTTCGGCACGCCGCAGCAGGACCTCACCGAGCTGCGCCACCGCTTCATCTCCCACCCGCAGCGCGCGCTCTCCGAGCACCACGACGCCCGCTCCAAGGCCTCCGACGCCCAGGCCCAAGCCACCAAGGCCGCGGGGAAGGCCGCCGCCCGGGACGACGAGCCGGAGCCGCAGCCCAGGTCGCTCCGGGACCCGCCCTACACGCTCGGCCCCAAGATCTCCGACTGGGACGAGCAGCGGGCCGCCTGGAACCGCCGCCACCCGGAGACCCCGCCCTTCCTCAACGACGTCAAGCCGCGGGTCATGCTCGTCACGGGGTCCTCCCCCAAGCCCTGCGAGAACCCCGTCGGCGACCACTACCTCCTCAAGTCCATCAAGAACAAAATCGACTACTGCCGCATCCACGGCCTCGAGATCTTCTACAACATGGCGCTGCTCGACGCCGAGCTCGCCGGCTTCTGGGCCAAGCTCCCGCTCCTCCGCGCGCTCCTCCTCGCGCACCCGGAGGTCGAGTTCTTCTGGTGGATGGACTCCGACGCCATGTTCACCGACATGGCATTCGAGCTGCCGTGGGAGCGCTACGGCCCCTACAACTTCATCCTGCACGGCTGGGACGAGATGGTCTACGACGACAAGAACTGGATTGGTCTCAACACCGGCAGCTTCTTGCTGCGCAACTGCCAATGGTCGCTCGATTACCTCGACACCTGGGCGCCCATGGGGCCGAAGGGCCCTGTTCGTATTGAGGCTGGAAAGGTGCTCACCAAGTACCTCAAGGACCGGCCGGTCTTTGAAGCCGATGATCAGTCGGCCATGGTGTATATCCTCGCTACCCAGCGTGAGAAATGGGGTAACAAGGTGTATCTCGAGAATGGCTACTACCTCCATGGCTATTGGGGGATCTTGGTGGACAGGTACGAGGAGATGCTTGAGAATTACCAGCCAGGGCTCGGCGATCATCGGTGGCCACTGGTCACTCACTTTGTCGGGTGCAAGCCATGCTCCAAGTTTGGGGATTACCCTGTTGAGCGGTGCCTCAAGCAGATGGACCGTGCCTTCAATTTCGGGGATAACCAGGTGTTGCACATGTATGGGTTTGAGCACAAGTCTCTTGCGAGCAGGAGGATCAAGAGGATCAGGAATGAGACCAGTGACCCTCTTGATATGAAGGATGATTACGGGTTGCTCCACCCAGCGTTCAAGGCCCTCAAGACTACTACATGA
- the LOC123097720 gene encoding probable LL-diaminopimelate aminotransferase, chloroplastic: protein MATTASPSTTTTPRSFLSSPSFSLRASKSSHLRTTRRLPVNVRCASSSPAADTSYTTKVSRNANIAKLQAGYLFPEIARRRAAHLLKHPDAKIISLGIGDTTEPIPEVITNAMAERAHALSTVDGYSGYGAEQGEKKLRAAIAATYYADLGIDETDIFVSDGAKCDISRLQVLFGSKVKIAVQDPSYPAYVDSSVIMGQTDLYQQDVQKYGNIEYMRCSPENGFFPDLSKVPRTDIIFFCSPNNPTGAAASRDQLTQLVKFAKDNGSIIVYDSAYAMYISDDSPKSIFEIPGAKEVALETASFSKYAGFTGVRLGWTVVPKELLFSDGHPVAKDFNRIVCTSFNGASTISQAGGLGCLSPEGLKAMQDVVGFYKENTKIIVDTFESLGFNVYGAKNAPYVWVHFPDRNSWDVFAEILEKANVVTTPGSGFGPGGEGFVRVSAFGHRENIIEAARRLKQLYK, encoded by the exons ATGGCAACTACCGCCTCACCCTCCACCACGACCACCCCCCGGTCCTTCCTCTCGTCGCCTTCCTTCTCCCTCAG GGCATCGAAGTCGAGCCACCTCCGGACGACGAGAAGGCTGCCCGTTAATGTACGCTGCGCCAGTAGCTCTCCGGCCGCCGATACAT CTTACACGACGAAGGTCTCGCGGAATGCCAACATAGCCAAGCTCCAAGCAGGCTATTTGTTTCCGGAG ATTGCCAGAAGAAGGGCAGCTCATCTGCTAAAGCATCCTGACGCCAAAATTATAAGTCTGGGAATAGGTGACACTACTGAGCCCATTCCGGAGGTCATAACAAATGCCATGGCAGAG AGAGCACATGCTTTATCCACAGTGGATGGCTACAGTGGTTATGGAGCTGAACAAGGTGAAAAG AAACTAAGGGCAGCAATTGCTGCAACCTACTATGCGGATCTTGGTATTGACGAAACTGATATATTTGTCTCTGATGGTGCCAAATGTGACATTTCTCGCCTACAG GTTCTTTTTGGATCTAAAGTGAAGATTGCAGTTCAAGATCCATCATATCCC GCATATGTTGATTCAAGTGTTATCATGGGGCAAACTGACTTATATCAGCAGGATGTTCAGAAGTATGGAAATATTGAATACATGAGATGCAGTCCTGAAAATGGATTTTTCCCTGATCTTTCCAAGGTCCCACGGACAGATATCATATTCTTCTGTTCACCCAACAATCCTACTGGTGCTGCTGCATCTAGGGACCAGCTAACACAGTTGGTCAAATTCGCAAAGGACAATGGGTCCATAATAGTCTATGATTCTGCTTATGCCATGTACATATCAGATGACAGCCCAAAATCCATCTTTGAAATTCCTGGGGCGAAGGAG GTTGCCCTCGAGACAGCATCTTTCTCTAAATATGCTGGGTTCACTGGTGTCCGACTGGGTTGGACTGTGGTCCCTAAGGAGCTCCTTTTCTCCGATGGGCATCCAGTCGCTAAAGATTTCAACCGCATAGTCTGCACTTCCTTCAATGGCGCATCGACCATCTCTCAGGCCGGTGGTTTAGGCTGCCTCTCTCCAGAGGGTCTAAAG GCTATGCAAGACGTTGTCGGATTCTACAAGGAGAACACCAAAATCATTGTCGACACGTTTGAGTCGCTCGGATTCAACGTCTACGGTGCGAAGAATGCCCCCTATGTGTGGGTGCACTTCCCTGACCGCAATTCCTGGGATGTCTTTGCCGAGATCCTTGAGAAGGCAAACGTGGTCACTACTCCCGGCAGTGGATTTGGGCCCGGCGGTGAGGGCTTTGTGAGGGTCAGTGCATTTGGCCACAGAGAGAACATTATTGAAGCTGCGAGAAGACTGAAGCAGCTATACAAATGA